In Mongoliitalea daihaiensis, one DNA window encodes the following:
- a CDS encoding P-loop NTPase family protein encodes MDYHAIAPKDLLKIKTLGELKASGYQPISIKEELRKNLIQKIKAKQNVFEGIWGYEDTVIPDIERAILSKHNINLLGLRGQAKTRIARMMTLLLDEYVPVIEGSELNDDPLMPLSSFAKDLITQRGDHTPISWWHRSDRYTEKLATPDVSVADLIGDVDPIKAATMKLSYNDERVIHYGLVPRSHRSIFVINELPDLQARIQVALFNILQEGDIQIRGFKLRLPLDIQFVFTANPEDYTNRGSIVTPLKDRIESQIITHYPKSIEIGKKITAQEANLKGKPMDRIHVPELLKDLIEQIAVEARNSEFVDEKSGVSARLTISALENLVSAAERRLYLNDEQETVARIADLMGVIPAITGKVELVYEGEQEGAGLVAYNLIGKAIRTVFVDYFPSPEQKKKDKEGNPYVIPLAWFGEGNTLDLLTSQSDKTYKVELHQVPGLEDLVTKSIPRLAEKEKEFFMEFLLHGLAEYSQLSKRMLDTGLQFKDLFSSMFEMGNPTDDFDEDDE; translated from the coding sequence ATGGACTACCACGCAATTGCTCCAAAAGATTTATTAAAAATAAAAACACTGGGAGAATTAAAGGCTTCTGGTTATCAGCCGATTTCTATCAAAGAAGAACTGAGGAAAAATTTGATCCAAAAAATCAAAGCCAAGCAAAATGTTTTTGAAGGTATTTGGGGGTACGAAGACACAGTAATTCCTGATATTGAACGTGCTATTTTATCCAAGCACAATATCAACTTATTAGGATTACGCGGGCAGGCAAAAACCAGAATAGCTCGTATGATGACTCTTTTATTGGATGAATATGTCCCTGTCATTGAAGGTTCTGAGCTAAATGACGATCCCTTGATGCCACTATCTTCTTTCGCTAAAGACCTCATTACCCAGAGAGGGGATCATACACCAATTTCTTGGTGGCACCGATCGGATCGATATACCGAAAAATTAGCCACTCCTGATGTATCAGTGGCTGATTTGATAGGGGATGTGGATCCAATCAAGGCGGCTACCATGAAGTTATCGTACAATGATGAGCGGGTGATTCATTATGGCTTGGTTCCAAGGTCACACCGATCCATATTTGTCATCAATGAATTGCCGGATTTGCAAGCCCGAATTCAGGTAGCACTATTTAATATCCTTCAAGAAGGAGATATTCAAATACGAGGTTTCAAATTGCGATTGCCACTCGATATACAATTTGTATTTACTGCAAACCCAGAAGACTACACCAATAGAGGGTCTATTGTGACTCCTCTGAAAGATCGAATCGAAAGTCAAATCATCACCCATTACCCTAAGTCTATTGAAATAGGGAAAAAAATCACTGCTCAAGAAGCCAATCTGAAAGGGAAACCTATGGATCGTATTCATGTTCCCGAGTTATTAAAAGATTTGATTGAGCAGATTGCTGTAGAGGCAAGAAATAGTGAGTTTGTGGATGAGAAAAGTGGGGTTTCAGCTCGACTGACCATCTCGGCACTGGAAAACCTAGTGTCGGCAGCAGAGCGAAGGCTGTATTTGAATGATGAACAAGAAACTGTCGCAAGGATAGCAGATTTGATGGGTGTGATTCCTGCCATTACTGGAAAAGTAGAGCTGGTCTATGAAGGAGAGCAAGAGGGTGCTGGCTTAGTGGCTTACAATCTCATAGGAAAAGCAATCCGTACAGTGTTTGTGGATTACTTTCCTTCTCCTGAGCAGAAGAAAAAAGATAAGGAAGGAAACCCTTATGTGATTCCATTGGCATGGTTTGGTGAGGGAAATACGTTGGACTTATTGACTTCTCAGTCAGATAAAACCTATAAAGTAGAGCTTCACCAAGTTCCAGGTTTGGAGGATTTGGTGACTAAATCTATTCCGCGTTTGGCTGAAAAAGAAAAAGAGTTTTTTATGGAGTTTTTACTTCATGGATTGGCTGAATACAGTCAACTTAGCAAGCGGATGCTAGATACAGGTTTGCAGTTTAAGGATCTCTTCAGTAGCATGTTCGAAATGGGAAATCCTACGGATGATTTTGATGAAGATGATGAATAA
- a CDS encoding YCF48-related protein, translated as MKNKLLLVLAILFLGSSLAFGQQSWKRIGGWGNSFTGISWVSDEQGYIAGPQIILKTIDGGLSWVEQEPPTKTQMNGIDFFDENLGLIVGENGEIYRTTNGGQQWNLIQIATNARLKSVSFLSQNRVYAVGDNGDVYRSTNSGLTWVRQNIGLSVNLNHLYFHNQDTGYIAASNGQIARTFNGGNNWSLLSTDQTSAINGIHFISGMVGYAVGNRGLVLKTENAGLQWTRLNSGTERDLLTVSFSRLNTSSGVFLGRNATIIRTINGGLTLDGINVNNAEDYVDVKFRGNTNTVFGVGTNGFVISSINAGNSWTLRLSGRDVDYTGVKFRTDNLGYIIGKSGRFFVTSNGGNTLVDRSRPLSITFKDIDFPSNNFGYISGDAGTVLRTSNSGSNWSSLNLGSNRSINGLFFYANTIGYAVGDGGFIVRTVDSGVSWQKLSESNTTVDLVDYGGFGFLVGIVIGKGGYIGRSEELSDWERISVPTSEDLTAIKVMDDTTGIVVGNRGTILKTIDEGKTWRKINVPFTQNLTGIDFLDEQVGFISGERGLILRTRDSGETWDRMETGTFQNFTGISFGSLSKGYAVGEKGTFFDYACQVPATPTVIFGEDRICLSQQVYSIQETAGIDEEFDWRIDGGTIMEGQGTNRIVVRWDVPGRNAVLVRSKNECGNGATRGLEVVVSTTPQTIPDIMGDGAVCLNTTTAYELEDFPGSTYIWTVTGGLIREGQGTNRVIVEWNSLNQQTLTVTPENPCGRGQTFTKSIRVQQPPAQPSVISGPDITAFTEEVYEVQQVANVNFQWRVTSGGGRVVAGQGTNRATVRWEREGNFEVIVTPMNECEMGPERSFPVLVNLITSISPEINSGTPKVYPNPSPGLVNIDFNGLQDVRKITFVNALGQISREIVPREDVSMLRVEQLPTGLYTILIQTREQTYTRKLVVKQ; from the coding sequence ATGAAAAACAAGCTCCTTCTTGTGCTCGCAATTTTATTCCTCGGCTCTTCTCTGGCCTTTGGACAACAATCTTGGAAACGAATAGGGGGATGGGGAAATTCTTTTACCGGTATCTCTTGGGTTTCGGATGAGCAAGGTTACATAGCTGGGCCGCAAATTATTTTAAAAACAATCGATGGAGGTCTCAGCTGGGTAGAGCAGGAACCGCCTACCAAGACCCAAATGAATGGCATTGATTTTTTTGATGAAAATTTAGGCTTGATTGTGGGTGAGAATGGAGAAATTTACCGAACTACCAATGGTGGTCAACAATGGAATCTGATACAAATTGCCACCAACGCCCGCTTGAAGAGTGTGTCTTTTCTTAGTCAAAACAGAGTGTATGCAGTGGGAGATAATGGCGATGTCTACCGCTCTACCAATAGTGGACTTACCTGGGTGCGACAAAATATTGGACTCAGCGTCAATCTCAATCATCTATATTTTCACAATCAAGATACTGGTTACATAGCAGCTTCCAATGGTCAAATTGCTAGGACTTTCAACGGAGGAAACAACTGGTCTTTACTATCCACCGATCAGACCAGTGCAATCAACGGAATACATTTTATCAGTGGGATGGTTGGTTATGCAGTAGGAAATCGAGGTTTGGTGCTTAAAACAGAAAATGCAGGATTGCAATGGACCCGGCTTAATTCAGGTACAGAGCGGGACTTATTAACTGTCAGTTTTTCTAGACTCAATACTAGTTCTGGGGTTTTTTTAGGACGGAATGCTACCATCATCCGCACCATTAATGGAGGACTCACGCTTGATGGTATCAATGTAAATAATGCTGAGGATTATGTGGATGTTAAGTTTAGAGGCAATACCAATACTGTTTTTGGTGTTGGGACCAATGGGTTTGTCATTTCATCCATTAATGCTGGTAACAGTTGGACACTCCGGCTTTCAGGCCGAGATGTAGATTATACTGGTGTCAAATTCCGGACGGATAATTTGGGCTACATCATTGGCAAAAGCGGAAGGTTTTTTGTTACCTCAAATGGTGGAAATACCTTGGTAGATCGCTCAAGACCACTTTCTATTACCTTCAAAGATATTGATTTTCCAAGCAATAATTTTGGTTACATCTCCGGAGATGCTGGGACTGTGCTAAGAACCTCAAACTCAGGAAGCAATTGGAGTTCATTAAATTTAGGCTCAAATAGAAGTATCAATGGGCTGTTTTTTTATGCAAATACTATAGGGTATGCTGTAGGTGACGGCGGATTTATTGTCCGTACGGTCGATAGTGGTGTGTCCTGGCAAAAGTTATCGGAATCAAATACCACGGTAGACTTGGTAGATTATGGAGGATTTGGATTTTTGGTTGGGATAGTCATTGGAAAAGGAGGTTACATTGGAAGATCTGAGGAATTGAGTGATTGGGAACGAATTTCTGTTCCGACTTCAGAGGATCTCACTGCAATTAAAGTTATGGATGATACCACAGGAATTGTGGTAGGTAATCGCGGTACTATTTTAAAAACCATCGATGAAGGCAAAACCTGGAGAAAAATTAATGTGCCTTTCACTCAAAATTTGACCGGAATAGATTTCCTAGATGAGCAGGTAGGATTTATATCAGGTGAGAGGGGGTTGATTTTGCGTACGCGAGATTCTGGAGAAACTTGGGACCGTATGGAAACTGGAACATTTCAGAATTTTACAGGAATTAGTTTTGGTTCCTTGAGTAAGGGATATGCTGTTGGGGAAAAAGGGACGTTTTTTGATTATGCTTGTCAAGTTCCTGCCACCCCCACAGTGATTTTTGGAGAGGACCGAATTTGTCTCAGCCAACAGGTATACAGCATTCAAGAAACAGCTGGCATTGATGAAGAGTTTGATTGGAGAATAGATGGTGGGACCATCATGGAAGGTCAGGGTACCAACAGAATTGTTGTGCGCTGGGATGTACCTGGCAGAAATGCTGTGTTGGTTCGTTCCAAAAATGAATGTGGTAATGGTGCAACTCGAGGACTAGAGGTAGTTGTGTCCACTACACCTCAGACTATTCCTGACATCATGGGTGACGGAGCCGTTTGTTTGAATACAACAACTGCTTATGAATTGGAAGATTTTCCAGGGAGCACCTATATATGGACTGTTACTGGGGGGCTTATCCGTGAGGGACAAGGGACTAATCGTGTCATTGTAGAGTGGAATAGCCTCAATCAACAAACGCTGACAGTGACACCTGAAAATCCTTGTGGGAGAGGTCAGACATTTACCAAGTCCATCAGGGTACAGCAACCACCAGCACAACCTTCGGTGATTTCAGGGCCAGATATTACTGCCTTTACGGAAGAAGTGTACGAGGTCCAACAGGTTGCCAATGTTAACTTTCAATGGAGGGTTACTAGTGGAGGGGGCAGAGTGGTAGCGGGTCAAGGTACTAATAGGGCCACTGTTCGTTGGGAGCGTGAGGGTAATTTTGAGGTAATTGTTACTCCTATGAATGAATGTGAAATGGGACCTGAGCGTAGCTTTCCTGTGTTAGTGAATTTGATTACCAGTATTTCACCAGAAATAAATTCGGGCACACCCAAAGTATATCCGAATCCCTCACCAGGGTTGGTCAATATAGATTTTAATGGCCTGCAAGATGTCCGCAAAATTACTTTTGTAAATGCCCTAGGACAAATTAGTCGAGAGATTGTCCCTCGTGAAGATGTATCAATGTTGAGAGTAGAACAGCTTCCGACTGGTTTATATACGATCTTGATCCAAACACGCGAGCAGACTTATACAAGGAAGTTGGTAGTTAAGCAATGA
- a CDS encoding GNAT family N-acetyltransferase codes for MKIQGKGKVSLVRWHDGHFHALYPIANNPKIAANLKDIFPSPYTIHDARHWIEHNIKFTPPQNFAIEYDGQLVGSIGGEIGKNELRTNMEIGFWVAEPFWGKGIAQEALQLFTEYLLENFPNIRRFYAQVFDFNIPAMKVLENSGYEAEAILRHGYIKKGVVGDLFLFVIIREEVEKFD; via the coding sequence ATGAAAATCCAAGGAAAAGGAAAGGTTAGTTTGGTGCGATGGCATGATGGGCATTTCCACGCACTTTACCCCATAGCCAACAACCCAAAAATCGCCGCTAATCTCAAAGATATCTTCCCTTCTCCTTATACCATACACGATGCTCGGCATTGGATTGAGCATAACATCAAGTTTACCCCTCCACAAAATTTCGCTATCGAGTATGATGGGCAACTAGTGGGTTCTATTGGCGGTGAAATCGGTAAAAATGAGCTGAGAACCAATATGGAGATTGGGTTTTGGGTAGCAGAACCTTTTTGGGGAAAAGGCATCGCTCAAGAAGCCTTGCAATTATTCACAGAGTATCTGTTGGAGAATTTTCCTAACATCAGGCGCTTTTACGCACAGGTATTTGATTTCAACATTCCTGCTATGAAAGTATTGGAGAACTCCGGCTATGAAGCTGAGGCTATCCTGCGTCATGGATACATTAAAAAAGGCGTGGTAGGAGATCTTTTTCTATTCGTCATCATCCGGGAAGAGGTAGAAAAGTTTGATTGA
- a CDS encoding cystathionine gamma-synthase family protein, translated as MYDRSFHPESLMMSYGYKPELSEGAVKCPIFQTSTFVFKSAEEGKAFFQVAYGQREKGPNEELGLIYSRLNNPDLQILEERLCLWDEADECAVFESGMSAISTVMLEFLRPGDVLLYSKPVYGGTDHFINKVLPEYGIVGMGFTADQDAAEILDMVETLNLGSKVKMVYVETPANPTNTLFDLEACKFVADTLTTAEKDVVVVVDNTYMGPLWQHPLKHGVDLVVYSATKYIGGHSDLIAGAVLGGSKYMKRVRTLRTFLGNMAGPWTGWLLMRSLETLKVRMNKQAENAVQVANFLQSHPKVEKVYYLGFIPEGTRQYEIYQKQLSCAGAMLSFDIVGGEAEAFKFLNSLKLMKLAVSLGSTESLAEHPATMTHSDVSPKDREEIHISEKLVRLSIGVEHFDDIIWDISQALDQV; from the coding sequence ATGTACGATAGAAGTTTTCATCCGGAGAGTCTGATGATGTCTTATGGATACAAGCCTGAGTTATCCGAAGGAGCGGTCAAATGCCCTATTTTCCAAACATCCACCTTTGTTTTTAAATCAGCAGAAGAGGGAAAAGCGTTTTTTCAAGTAGCCTATGGGCAACGGGAAAAAGGACCCAATGAAGAGTTAGGTCTTATCTATTCTAGGTTAAACAATCCTGATTTACAGATTTTGGAAGAGCGCCTCTGTCTATGGGATGAAGCAGATGAATGTGCAGTGTTTGAAAGTGGCATGTCTGCGATTTCTACAGTCATGTTGGAGTTTTTGAGACCAGGAGACGTACTTTTGTACAGCAAGCCAGTCTATGGAGGAACCGATCATTTTATCAATAAGGTTTTGCCAGAATATGGGATTGTAGGCATGGGCTTCACCGCTGATCAGGATGCTGCTGAGATCCTAGATATGGTAGAAACCTTGAATTTGGGGTCTAAAGTAAAAATGGTGTATGTAGAAACACCAGCCAACCCCACCAATACGCTCTTTGATTTAGAAGCTTGTAAATTCGTTGCGGATACACTGACTACCGCTGAGAAGGATGTGGTAGTAGTGGTAGACAATACGTACATGGGGCCTTTATGGCAACACCCTTTGAAGCATGGAGTGGATTTGGTGGTGTATTCCGCAACCAAGTATATCGGAGGTCATTCTGATTTGATTGCAGGGGCTGTATTGGGAGGTTCCAAATACATGAAGCGGGTGCGAACCCTTCGAACCTTTTTAGGCAACATGGCAGGACCTTGGACAGGTTGGTTGTTGATGCGAAGCTTGGAGACTTTGAAAGTCCGTATGAATAAGCAGGCTGAGAACGCTGTACAAGTTGCCAATTTTTTGCAGAGTCATCCAAAGGTAGAAAAGGTGTACTACCTAGGCTTTATTCCTGAGGGAACTCGGCAGTACGAAATTTATCAAAAGCAACTTTCTTGTGCTGGGGCTATGCTTTCATTTGATATTGTGGGTGGAGAAGCAGAAGCATTTAAGTTTTTAAACAGCCTGAAATTGATGAAGCTAGCGGTTTCCTTGGGCAGTACAGAATCCTTGGCGGAGCATCCTGCTACCATGACACATAGCGACGTGTCTCCAAAAGATCGGGAAGAAATACATATTTCCGAGAAGCTTGTCCGGCTTTCCATTGGAGTAGAGCACTTTGATGATATTATTTGGGATATCTCTCAGGCATTAGATCAAGTATAA
- a CDS encoding acylphosphatase, giving the protein MINRRIQVYGKVQGVFFRKSTYEKALDLRIKGWVKNEADGSVSVEIEGELHGILAMSSWLKSGPPLSKVTNIKIEEQEEQGYEDFKIL; this is encoded by the coding sequence ATGATCAATCGAAGAATACAAGTTTATGGGAAGGTACAAGGGGTTTTCTTTCGGAAATCTACCTATGAAAAGGCGCTCGATTTAAGGATCAAAGGTTGGGTCAAAAATGAAGCTGATGGTTCTGTTTCTGTAGAAATAGAAGGAGAGCTGCATGGAATTTTAGCTATGTCAAGCTGGTTGAAATCGGGCCCACCACTTTCAAAAGTCACCAACATTAAGATCGAAGAACAAGAAGAGCAAGGATACGAAGATTTCAAAATTTTGTAA
- a CDS encoding vWA domain-containing protein encodes MKGFRFSQYIPPQDPDKSTFENLLNIFLQLVTMTGGDVAEALSWLTNLDQRYQMTNPSYGIGDFIDDLKSKGYLTEENQEGSFQITAKAEQTIRKSALEEIFGKLKKGKSGRHKTTHSGLGEEQGTDRRPYAFGDNLDHIALTDSIRNAQINHGFASDFLLTEDDLEVIEQEHKTQTSTVLMIDISHSMILYGEDRITPAKKVAMALAEMIKTKYPKDTLDIIVFGNDAWQIEIKDLPYLQVGPYHTNTVAGLELAMDLLRRRKNPNKQIFMITDGKPTCLKVGIKYYKNSFGIDSKILNETLKLAAQCRKLKIPVTTFMIASDPYLKEFVKEFTKVNNGNAYYSSLKGLGDLIFEDYRRNRTKRFK; translated from the coding sequence ATGAAAGGTTTTAGATTCTCACAGTATATACCACCGCAAGACCCTGACAAGAGTACTTTCGAAAATTTGCTCAATATCTTCCTTCAATTAGTCACCATGACGGGAGGAGATGTAGCTGAAGCATTGAGTTGGTTGACCAATTTGGATCAACGCTATCAAATGACCAATCCCTCCTATGGAATAGGGGATTTTATAGATGATCTTAAATCCAAAGGTTACTTAACGGAGGAAAATCAAGAAGGTAGTTTTCAGATTACCGCAAAAGCAGAGCAAACCATTCGGAAAAGTGCTTTAGAGGAGATTTTTGGTAAATTAAAGAAAGGCAAGTCAGGCCGTCACAAGACCACTCACAGTGGTTTGGGAGAAGAACAAGGTACAGATAGAAGACCATATGCATTTGGAGATAACTTAGATCATATTGCCTTGACAGATTCCATCCGAAACGCTCAGATTAATCACGGCTTTGCTAGTGATTTTCTCCTCACAGAGGATGACTTAGAAGTCATAGAACAAGAACATAAGACGCAGACATCTACTGTATTGATGATTGACATCAGTCACTCAATGATTCTGTATGGAGAGGATCGAATTACTCCAGCCAAAAAAGTCGCAATGGCTCTTGCTGAGATGATAAAAACCAAATATCCAAAAGATACTTTAGACATTATTGTGTTTGGAAATGATGCTTGGCAAATAGAAATCAAAGACCTGCCATATCTTCAAGTTGGACCTTATCATACCAATACAGTGGCAGGACTAGAGCTCGCAATGGATTTGTTGCGACGCAGAAAAAACCCTAACAAACAAATTTTTATGATTACAGATGGAAAACCCACCTGTTTGAAAGTGGGCATCAAGTATTATAAAAACAGTTTCGGTATTGATAGTAAAATTCTCAATGAGACCTTGAAGTTAGCTGCTCAATGCAGAAAACTAAAAATTCCTGTAACTACTTTCATGATTGCCTCTGACCCCTACCTCAAAGAGTTTGTAAAAGAATTTACCAAGGTTAATAATGGTAATGCATACTACAGTAGCTTGAAAGGGCTAGGAGATTTGATTTTTGAAGATTATAGAAGAAACAGAACCAAAAGATTTAAATAA
- a CDS encoding WD40/YVTN/BNR-like repeat-containing protein, whose product MKKIFLLLFLTSIFLSCSQDRKHVIVERPIGWQLKETPTDASLRGLSVLTNNIIWASGSKGTWLRSLDGGETWDFGIVAGLDSVDFRDIIAFDASTAVVMSSGQPAVIYKTVDGGKTWDLKYKGPENAFLDGITFVGDKGYAIGDEVDGKWMVLLSKDQGEHWKWLETSPAAPAGAGSFAASGSSILADQDNIWFVGAGLHSAIYHSSDGGTQWTKTALPFPDLKESAGVFSIFKVSDKKIVGVGGDFLQADANEHAFVFSDDGGSNWSVQDSQTLSGYRSGVVYYPFQHWLIAVGPNGTDFSKDVGQNWEKLSDEGFHAVKLCKSFKNVWASGSGGKIARLEF is encoded by the coding sequence ATGAAGAAAATATTCCTTCTTTTATTCCTAACCAGCATTTTTCTTTCCTGCAGTCAGGACCGTAAACATGTAATTGTTGAAAGGCCTATTGGCTGGCAACTTAAAGAGACCCCAACAGATGCCTCGCTCAGAGGTTTATCAGTTTTAACCAATAATATCATTTGGGCCAGTGGTTCCAAAGGGACTTGGTTGCGCTCCTTGGATGGAGGGGAGACTTGGGACTTTGGTATAGTTGCAGGCTTAGATTCTGTAGACTTTCGGGATATTATTGCCTTTGATGCCAGCACAGCCGTGGTCATGTCGTCTGGACAGCCAGCTGTAATCTACAAGACTGTAGATGGCGGTAAAACATGGGATTTAAAATATAAAGGACCAGAAAATGCATTTCTGGATGGAATCACATTTGTTGGAGATAAAGGCTATGCAATCGGGGATGAAGTGGATGGCAAGTGGATGGTCCTTCTCTCAAAGGATCAAGGAGAACATTGGAAATGGCTCGAAACGAGCCCTGCAGCCCCAGCAGGTGCAGGTTCCTTTGCAGCAAGCGGAAGCTCTATTTTAGCAGATCAAGATAACATTTGGTTTGTAGGTGCAGGGCTACACTCTGCGATCTATCACTCCAGCGATGGTGGAACTCAATGGACCAAAACTGCCTTGCCTTTTCCAGATTTGAAAGAATCAGCAGGGGTATTTTCAATATTTAAAGTGAGTGATAAAAAAATAGTGGGTGTAGGCGGGGATTTTCTGCAAGCAGACGCAAACGAGCATGCTTTTGTGTTTTCGGATGATGGAGGAAGTAATTGGTCTGTTCAAGATAGCCAAACCTTATCGGGATACCGCTCTGGAGTAGTTTACTATCCATTTCAGCATTGGTTAATTGCCGTAGGCCCTAATGGAACAGACTTTTCCAAAGATGTAGGACAAAATTGGGAAAAACTTTCAGACGAAGGTTTTCATGCCGTAAAGTTATGCAAGTCATTTAAAAACGTATGGGCCTCAGGATCAGGAGGAAAAATAGCTCGATTAGAATTTTAA
- a CDS encoding c-type heme family protein: MYLISILSACGTNERVSREVFEEVNRSMEAKKLSESQIIEVGMKWGEEISTEAQQQLISALQKAIQEKGVAGAVDFCHVQALPILKEVDTKHGVQIKRASVNYRNPLDKPDDTEAVILDAYQYNVEEGIMSEPNIQKVEGGEVFLYTKAILIPNALCLNCHGSPGTDIAPETWKVLQEKYPNDQAINHKVGDLRGMWSIRIPKKEVVKRM, encoded by the coding sequence ATGTATTTAATATCAATTCTGAGTGCCTGCGGAACCAATGAAAGAGTGAGTAGGGAGGTTTTTGAGGAAGTAAACAGAAGCATGGAAGCAAAAAAACTAAGCGAATCTCAAATAATTGAAGTCGGCATGAAATGGGGAGAAGAAATCAGTACAGAAGCCCAACAACAATTGATCAGCGCCCTTCAGAAAGCTATCCAAGAAAAGGGCGTAGCTGGAGCTGTAGATTTTTGTCATGTACAAGCCTTGCCGATTTTAAAGGAGGTAGATACCAAACATGGCGTTCAAATAAAGAGGGCTTCCGTCAATTATAGAAATCCATTAGACAAGCCAGATGATACAGAAGCAGTCATATTGGATGCTTATCAGTACAATGTAGAAGAAGGCATCATGTCTGAACCCAACATCCAAAAAGTGGAAGGGGGAGAAGTTTTTTTATATACAAAAGCCATCTTAATTCCCAACGCACTATGCCTAAATTGCCATGGAAGCCCTGGTACCGACATTGCTCCGGAAACTTGGAAAGTCCTCCAAGAAAAATATCCCAACGATCAAGCTATCAACCATAAAGTAGGTGATTTGAGGGGGATGTGGAGCATTCGTATCCCCAAAAAAGAAGTTGTGAAACGTATGTAA
- the prfA gene encoding peptide chain release factor 1 has product MLDKLQALKDRFIEVGQLIVQPESMSDMSKYTKLTKEYKDLEKIVALYDEYKLVLDNLTSTKEILEKEKDPEFREMAKMELDELRAKEQELEAMIKQQLIPKDPNDSKDCILEVRAGTGGDEAAIFAGDLFRMYQRFCEKQQWKLTVLDLTFGSSGGYKEIISTITGADVYGMMKYESGVHRVQRVPATETQGRVHTSAATVAVLPEMDEVEVDVNMNDIRKDTFCSSGPGGQSVNTTYSAVRLTHNPTGLIVTCQDEKSQIKNFEKALKVLRSRLYEIELAKHNEAVGAQRRSMVGSGDRSDKIRTYNYPQSRVTDHRINKTVYNLPDVMDGDIADFIQALRLAENLDKMNETGLE; this is encoded by the coding sequence ATGCTTGATAAACTACAAGCGCTGAAGGATAGATTTATCGAAGTCGGTCAACTCATTGTACAACCTGAGTCCATGTCCGATATGAGTAAATATACCAAACTGACCAAGGAATATAAAGATCTTGAAAAAATTGTCGCTTTATACGATGAGTACAAACTCGTATTAGATAATTTGACAAGTACCAAGGAAATTCTTGAAAAAGAAAAGGATCCTGAGTTTAGGGAAATGGCAAAAATGGAGTTGGATGAATTACGGGCCAAAGAACAAGAACTCGAGGCAATGATCAAGCAGCAGCTGATCCCTAAAGACCCAAATGATTCCAAAGATTGTATTTTGGAAGTTCGCGCAGGTACAGGAGGGGATGAAGCAGCGATTTTTGCTGGCGACCTTTTTCGAATGTATCAACGCTTTTGCGAAAAACAGCAGTGGAAACTCACCGTTCTTGACTTGACCTTTGGTTCTTCCGGAGGATACAAAGAAATCATCAGTACCATTACAGGAGCAGATGTCTATGGAATGATGAAATACGAATCCGGTGTACACAGAGTACAACGCGTTCCTGCGACGGAAACCCAAGGAAGGGTGCATACCTCAGCTGCCACCGTGGCGGTGCTTCCTGAGATGGACGAAGTAGAAGTAGACGTCAACATGAATGACATCCGAAAGGATACTTTCTGTTCCTCAGGTCCAGGTGGTCAGTCAGTCAACACTACCTATTCGGCTGTGCGATTGACGCATAATCCTACAGGTTTAATAGTGACCTGTCAAGATGAAAAATCACAGATAAAAAACTTTGAAAAAGCCTTGAAGGTATTGCGTTCCCGCTTGTATGAAATCGAATTGGCCAAGCATAACGAAGCTGTAGGCGCGCAACGGAGATCTATGGTTGGGAGTGGAGACCGATCCGATAAGATCAGAACATATAATTACCCACAAAGCCGTGTAACAGACCACCGAATCAATAAGACGGTATATAACCTTCCTGATGTCATGGATGGAGATATAGCGGATTTTATTCAGGCACTTCGATTAGCGGAAAACTTGGACAAAATGAATGAAACTGGTTTGGAGTAA